TCCCTTCTTGTCTTAAGCGTCTTGATATGCAATGCAAGATGAGTCTTGCCAGAGCCCACATCTTGCACTACCGTGATTAATCTAAAGTCATTTTCATTGGAATTTCTTCGTGATGTTTGCTTGTAAAGATCAGAGATACATTCTACAATCGAGTTTTTTGCCTCTTGATGTCTTGTTCCACCTAAAATCTTGGCATCCTGCTCAGTTGGTGTCGGGCTGCTAGGATATGGATTGGACTTAAGGCCGTATGGATATGTCATAGTCGTCTGATGTATCCATGTAGCATTCCACGCACATGGATTCCCTCCATACCACCTGTCGATATCTCATATTTTGACGGGTTTTGCTCTATTATTGTAGATACCTCAGAGTAGAATTTTTCCTGAGTAATGCCTAGGATTTGGCAAACTTTGGCCCGCACGTCTGCGAGTGGAACCCATCCCAAGGATGACGAGATTTCTGATATGCGTTTATCAAAATGAATCTTGAAGTCAGTAGTATTTTCTGATTTAACAGGAATTTGTGATATTTTCGTCTCTAAATTGTGGACGAGTCTTGCCAGAATCTTGAATTTTGGGTCGTTTTGTGACACATGAGACAGGTAATTATCCTTACTCCACACATAGTGTGCAACGCCCTTGCTGTCCACTATTACTTTGTCCTCTTTTGCAAGCTCGTTTATTGTATTTTCACAGTCTGCCCCAAAAATCTTCTTTAGTTCCGCTTTTTTTATTCCGCAGACTCCTGATGATTCAACTTTCTCAAGAATCTGGGAATTCACATGTTAGAATCCCTAAAATTTTTTTTAATTGGAAAGGTCGAGTTGTATTACTATTTTGTGAATAATATTTACCTAGGCTGCGCCAAGAATTATTAGGAATGATGCCGCAACCTCGCTTGCAGGGTGATGATTAGGTCATCTGAATTTTATGTAGAATGAGACCTGGGGTATCTGACTGCTCTAAATCAACTTATTCCAAGCTCTTTTCGTATTTCGTCCACGCCACGTATCCCAAAAATGTCGCGCACTTGGTTGATACGGATGTTTTCCTTTACAAGTTCTTTACCAAGCTTGGTTATTAGAACATTAAACAAATCAGAGAATCTAATCTCCCACTTGTCGGCACAGTCAAGCATTTTGGATATTGCCCACTTACGAACCTCTTGCGGCAGCGAGACTTTATCCTGTGACTCGATTGCCACCTTGTCAAATAGATTGACAATGTCTGATGTTTGCTCTGCCATTTTCTCGATGTCTATTATTTCGCCATATTTTGATTCTGACAAAATTCGAATGTTTGACTGGAACTCGGATAGCTTCAATAGTGCAATTACCTCCTTTGATGAAGTAGACGAGGACTTGGTCGCGGCACTTTTGACGTGCTGCATTTCTTGGACCAGATGGTCTGCCTTTTTGTGGAACTCGGATGATGCATTATCTGCTCTTTTTAACAGCTCGGATATTGAAGAGACTTTTTGATCAATGGTGTTTGTCTTGCCAAGGATGTGTTCCTTAAACGATGCAAGATCAGACTGGACTGATTTTACTCCTTCGCCTACAAACGCAGTTGAGTCTGCCCTTTTGACTAGAGAGCCAATCTCTGATTCAATTTTGGCAATTTCCCCGCTAAGGCGAGTGATGGATTCAGTCTTTGCCATGTTTGTCACAAGCTCGTTTTGCAGTGATGTCAGACTTGCCTTTAGTTGAGTAACCTCGGATTCTAGGCTGGATTTTGACGAGTTTGTAAACAACGTGAGTAGTTTTTCTTTGATTGTATCCAGTTCTGATTCAATGTTGGATGTCTTGTCTGCCTTGGATGATATGTCGACTAGATCATCTTTTATGGTGTCTATTCTCTGGGCAATCTTGATTATCATGTGAGTGTTGTTTTGAATCGAGTTTTGGCTGTCTGATACTGCCCTCATTATTTCCTCTGGCGCAGGTGTGTCCTTTTGGGCCTGGACTAGTTTGTTTACCTGTTCTTGAAGTTTGCTTGCATGCTCGCCAACACTTGTAATCGTGCTTGCCTGTGCTCGCACCTGATTAAGCCCAGCGTAGAGCCGTTGGTTGTCCTCTTCTATGAGGTTTAGCTGCTTTGATTGTTTTTGGATCTGCTCCAGCGTATCGATCAGGGTATCGATCATTCCCTTCATCGACAGGAGTACCTTTTGGTTATCAGAGAAGACCTTTGCCATTGATTTGATTTCTTTGGATAATGATTTAGTAGAATCAGAGACTGCCGTTACTTTTTTTGCCAAATTAGCAGTATCTCTTTTTGTTAGCGATTTTTCTGCAGTTTTTGGAGTTTTTCTCGTAGACATTGATTTTATCAGGTCTCAAGGATACTAAAGTTTGGAGCTAAAATAAGGTGAACCACTTGAACATCCATTTTTGCGCCAACCAGATCTGCTGTTTCAAAAATATAAAAAAGAGTAGTTACTCGTTGACCAA
The genomic region above belongs to Nitrososphaerota archaeon and contains:
- a CDS encoding chemotaxis protein produces the protein MSTRKTPKTAEKSLTKRDTANLAKKVTAVSDSTKSLSKEIKSMAKVFSDNQKVLLSMKGMIDTLIDTLEQIQKQSKQLNLIEEDNQRLYAGLNQVRAQASTITSVGEHASKLQEQVNKLVQAQKDTPAPEEIMRAVSDSQNSIQNNTHMIIKIAQRIDTIKDDLVDISSKADKTSNIESELDTIKEKLLTLFTNSSKSSLESEVTQLKASLTSLQNELVTNMAKTESITRLSGEIAKIESEIGSLVKRADSTAFVGEGVKSVQSDLASFKEHILGKTNTIDQKVSSISELLKRADNASSEFHKKADHLVQEMQHVKSAATKSSSTSSKEVIALLKLSEFQSNIRILSESKYGEIIDIEKMAEQTSDIVNLFDKVAIESQDKVSLPQEVRKWAISKMLDCADKWEIRFSDLFNVLITKLGKELVKENIRINQVRDIFGIRGVDEIRKELGIS